The following DNA comes from Micromonospora chokoriensis.
GACGGCGCTGGGCGGCCTGGTCGCCCTGATCCGACCGTCCCGGTTGGTGTCGGCCTCACCGCGACGGTGTGTGCAGACCCTGGACCCGGCCGCCGCGCTGCTCGACCTGCCGATCGAGGTCTGCGGCGACCTCGACGAGCCACAGCCCGGCCAGCAGAGCGACGAGCAGATCCTGGCCACCGCCGCCCGGCTGCTGGAGTTGGCCGCCGCCGGGGGCCAGGCTGCGGTGTGCAGCCAGGGCAAGGTGCTGCCGGGTGCCCTGGAGCAGCTCACCGGCCGCACCGACGAGGACTTCAGCACGCCCAAGGGCGGCGGATGGCTGCTCGCCTTCACCGCCGACCGCCTGGTGGCCGCCGACCGCTTGTAGAGCCGCTCAGCGGGGCGGCAGGGCCACTGTCACCGCGACCGGCAGGTGGTCGCTGGCGGTGCTGCGGGGCGCGACCGGGTCGCTGGGGGTCAGAGCGGCCGAGACGAAGATGTGGTCGATCTGTTCGCGGGGATCGTCGGCGGGGCTGGTCGCCAGCGGTCGGGCGGCAGCCAACGCGTCGACCAGACCGGCGGCCGTGAACTGCCCGAACGCCTCGTCCCCCGGCTCGGTGTTCAGGTCGCCCGCCACCACCAGCGGTCGGCCGGCGGCGTACCGGATGGCGAAGTCGGTGACCGCGCGGGCCTGGACCACCGGGCCCTTCCCGGGCGGCGGTTGCAGGTGGGTGCTGACCACCGCGACACGGACCCCGTCGCTCAGGTCCAGCGTCACGCCGAGGGCCTGCGCCCCGGTGGGCGCACCGACGGCGGGCAGCGGGAGGCTCCGCGCGTCGTCCATCGGCCAGCGGCTCAGCACGGCGTCACCCCACACGGAGTCGGCGGCCGGCCCGAAGACGTACGGCATGCCGAGCCGCTCGGCCATCACGTCGAGGGTGTCGTGCCCGCCGTTGAGCAGCCAGGCGCGGTCCACCTCGCTGAGCAGCACCACGTCGGGGCGTTGCCGCTGGACCACCTCGGTGAGCCCGGTCAGGTCGAACCGACCGTCCAACCCGAAGCCCATCCGGATGTTGTACGCCACCACGGTGAGCCGCTCCGGTGGGCCGTCCCGGTTGCCGGCCACCGGAACCTCGTCGGCGACCACCGGCGCCAGCAACGCCAGCGCGGTGACCGCCGCGGCAGCCCGGATCGGCGGAAACGGCCCGGGGAGCCACCCGACGACGGGTTGGGCAGTGAACGCCACGACCGCGACCAGACCGGCCACCACCACGGGCACCGCCGCGTTGGGGTACCCGAGGTCGTAGGCGGAGTAGTACCCGACCGCCCCCAGCGCGAAGACCAGCATGCCGACGGCCACCGCGTACCCCCGGCGGGCCGCCGTCGCGTCGGTGCCGTCCCTCGCGGTCTCCCTGCCCGTCGGCCCGGTCTGCGCCGTCCCGTCCGGGCGGTCGGCGTCGTCGGTCAGCGCGAGGCAGGCGCCGAGACCGACGGCGGCCAGCAGGACGGCCGGGACGAGCAGGTCGCCCCGGTCGCCGGCGAACAGCAGCGCGCCCACCAGCAACGCCACCGGCCCGTACGCGCGGCCCCACCCCCGGGGTGGCCGGGTCGACGCGGTGAACAGGAACGCGGCGACCGCCACCGGCACCGGTGCCAGGCCGAACAACGGTGAGCCCGCGACACCGTCCCCGGCGAACAGGTACGACATCCCGGTGCGGGCCAGCGCCGGGGAGAGTGCCACCATTCCGGCCAGCAGCAGCGCCGGACCGGCCAACAACCAGGCCCGTACGCCACCGCCACCAGCCTGCGCACCACCGTCACCGCCAGCTGCACCGCCACCGGCCCGCGCTACCGGCTGTGCCGTGCCGAGCAGGAACAGCAGCACCGCGACGGAGCTGAACAACCACGCCGCCCAGGTGCCCCACCAGACCACGTCGACCGTGTCCCACACCGCGTGCAGGGCCGCGTTGACCGCGAAACCCAACGCCAGCCCCGGAACCGGACGGTCGGTGCCGGCGGCGACGCCGACCAACCAGACCAGCCCGGCGAGCAGACCGGCGGTGGCCAACCAGAGCTGCGTACGCCCGCCCGGCGCGGCGGTGAGCGCGAGCCGGGCGAGGGCCAGGGCTGCGGCGGCGACCACCACGACCGGGCGGGCACCGACCCGGCGGACCACCGCGGGCGCGCCCAGCGCGAGCACGAACCAGCCGAGGGCGAACGCGCCCATCAACTCGGCCGGGGTGGACGCCGCCTGGCCGAAGATGGTGATGATGCCGGGCAGCCAGACCCGCAGCACGTCGATGAGGAGGACGACACCCAGCGCGAGCGTCCCGGTGGTGAGCTGGCGATAGCGCACCGGCGCCCCATTTCCCGTCGACGGGCCGGCGGAGGGGGGCCGGCACGGCGATTCTGCGCGAGCGGACCGGACGGGTCAACGGTCCGCGTACGCCGAAAGGACGCCCACCAACGGGTGGACGCCCTTTCGTCGTGGGTCGGTCAGCGCTTGCTGGCCGCCTTCTTGGCCGGAGCCTTCTTCGCCGGCGCCTTCTTTGCCGCCGTGCTCTTGGTCGCCGCCGTGGTCTTCTTCGCCGCGGTCGACTTGGTCGCCGCCGTGGTCTTCTTCGCCGCGGTCGACTTGGTCGCCGCGGTGGTCTTCTTCGCCGCGGTGGTCTTCTTGCCGGCGGCCGTCTTGGTCGCCGTGGTGCTCTTGCTCGCCTTGGCCGGGGCGGTCTTCTTGCTGGCGGCCGTCTTGGTCGCCGTAGCGGTCTTGCTCGCCTTGGCCGGAGCGGTCTTCTTGCCGGCAGCCGCCTTGGCCGCCGTCGCCTTCGTGCCGGTCGCCTTGGCGCCCGCCGCCTTCGTGCCGGCCGTCTTGGCCGTGGCGGTGCTCGTGGTGGCCTTCTTCGTCGCCACCGTGGCCTTCGGCACCTTGCCGCTGGCCACCATCTCCTTGAACCCGGCGCCGGGGCGGAAGGTCGGGACTGACGTCTTCTTGACCTTCACCGCCTCGCCGGTACGCGGGTTGCGCGCTGTTCGCGCACCACGCACACGCTTTTCAAATGCTCCGAATCCGGTGATCGCCACCTTCTCGCCCTTGGTGACCGCCGCCTGGACCTCGGTGAGGACCGCGTCGAGCGCGGCCGTCGCCATCTTCCGGTCCCCCAGGCGAACGGCGAGCGCCTCGATGAGCTCGGCCTTGTTCACGACTTCCTCCCGATTGTGCAACTGACTCGACGCGAGCCATTCTGCGCGCACGTTATGCCCTGTGCTGCCTAGACACAAACATTCGGTAGAAAAAAGCCCTTGTGTCGCAACGGATTCACCCCCACCGGTTGGACCGATGGGGGTGAAATTCGCTGTGGGAGCGGGCGTACGGCTATGCCACGGAGGGCAGGAACGGCAGTCGGCGCGCCTCGTACGAGTCGATGTCGGCGGCGTGCCGGAGGGTTAGTCCAATGTCATCGAGACCCTCCAGCAAGCGCCACCGGCTGAAGTCGTCCAGCGGGAACGACCAGCTGGCATCCCCCGCACGGAGCTGCCGGGCGGTCAGGTCGACGGTCACCGCAGTGGTCGGATCCGACTCAACCAGATCCCACAACTCTTCGACGGCTTTCAATTCCAACTCGACCGGCAACAGGCCCTCCTTGAGGGCGTTGCCCCGGAAGATGTCGCCGAAGCGCGGAGCCACCACCGCGCGGAAGCCCCAGTCCCGCAGTGCCCACACGGCGTGTTCCCGGGAGGAGCCGGTGCCGAACTCCGGGCCGGTGATGAGGATCGACGCCCCGGAATAACGCTGATCGTTGAGCACGAATGCCGGGTCTTCCCGCCAGGCGCTGAACAGCCCGTCGGCAAAGCCCGTCCGGGTCACCCGCTTGAGGTACACCGCGGGGATGATCTGGTCGGTATCCACGTTGGACCGGCGCAGCGGCACGGCGGTGCCGGTGTGGGTGGTGAACTTGTCCATCTCCTGGAGTCCCTTCTACAGGTCGGCGGGGGCGGCCAGCCGGCCGGCCACGGCGGTGGCGGCGGCGACCGGCGGGGAAACCAGGTGGGTACGCCCACCCCGGCCCTGACGGCCCTCGAAGTTGCGGTTCGAGGTGGAGGCGGAACGCTCGCCCGGCTTCAACGTGTCCGGGTTCATCCCCAGACACATGGAGCAGCCGGCGAACCGCCACTCCGCCCCGGCGTCGGCGAAGACCTTGTCCAGCCCCTCGGCCTCGGCAGCCTCCCGCACGGCGGCGGAACCGGGCACCACGAGCATCCGCACGCCGTCGGCGACCCGGTGACCACGAAGCACGTCGGCGGCGGCCCGCAGGTCCTCCAGACGCCCGTTGGTGCAGGAGCCGACGAACACCACGTCGATCGGCAGCTCCCGCAGCGGGGTGCCGGGACGCAGGTCCATGTACTCCAGGGCGCGGCGCGCGGCGGCCCGCTCCGAGTCGGTGACGAACTCCTCCGGGTCCGGCACCGGCGCGCTCAGCGGCGCACCCTGCCCGGGGTTGGTGCCCCAGGTGACGAACGGGGTGACCTGGCTGGCGTCCAGGGTCACCTCGGCGTCGAAGCGCGCGCCCTCGTCGGTGGGCAGCGTCCGCCACCACGTGAGCGCCGCGTCCCAGTCCGCGCCCTGGGGCGCGTTCGGACGACCCTTGAGGTACGCGAAGGTCGTCTCGTCCGGCGCGATCATGCCGGCCTTGGCGCCCCACTCGATGGACATGTTGGCGATGGTCATCCGCCCCTCCATGGAGAGGGCGCGGATCGCCTCGCCGCGGTACTCGACGATGTGCCCGCGCCCACCGCCGGTGCCGACCTGGGTGATCAGCGCGAGCACCAGGTCCTTGGCGGTGACCCCGGGGGCGAGGCGGCCAGTGACGTTCACGGCCATCGTCTTCGGCCGGCTCTGCGGCAGCGTCTGGGTGGCCAGCACGTGCTCCACCTCGCTGGTGCCGATGCCGAAGGCGAGCGCGCCGAACGCGCCGTGGGTGGCGGTGTGCGAGTCGCCGCAGACGATCGTCATGCCCGGCTGGGTGACACCGAGCTGCGGGCCGATCACGTGCACGATGCCCTGGTTGTCGTCACCGAGCGGGTGCAGCCGCACCCCGAACTCGGCGCAGTTACGGCGCAGCGTCTCGATCTGCGTACGCGACGTGGGGTCCGCGATGGTGAGCAGGTCACCACGGCGGAGGCGGAACGCCGGGTCGGCGTACCCGGTCGGGGTGTTGTGGTCCTCGGTCGCGAGGGTCAGGTCGGTACGACGCACCCGGCGCCCGGCGAGCCGCAGCCCGTCGAACGCCTGCGGGCTGGTCACCTCGTGCAGCAGGTGCAGGTCGATGAAGAGCAGGTCCGGCTCACCGGCGGCGGACCGTACGACGTGCGCGTCCCAGACCTTCTCGGCCAGGGTCCTCGGCTCAGGAGTGACTCCCACCATCTGGACATCCTAAATTCTGGGAGGTAAGTTTCGGCTTGTGGGACACAGTATGAGCGGTGTCGGCGTT
Coding sequences within:
- the leuC gene encoding 3-isopropylmalate dehydratase large subunit, whose product is MVGVTPEPRTLAEKVWDAHVVRSAAGEPDLLFIDLHLLHEVTSPQAFDGLRLAGRRVRRTDLTLATEDHNTPTGYADPAFRLRRGDLLTIADPTSRTQIETLRRNCAEFGVRLHPLGDDNQGIVHVIGPQLGVTQPGMTIVCGDSHTATHGAFGALAFGIGTSEVEHVLATQTLPQSRPKTMAVNVTGRLAPGVTAKDLVLALITQVGTGGGRGHIVEYRGEAIRALSMEGRMTIANMSIEWGAKAGMIAPDETTFAYLKGRPNAPQGADWDAALTWWRTLPTDEGARFDAEVTLDASQVTPFVTWGTNPGQGAPLSAPVPDPEEFVTDSERAAARRALEYMDLRPGTPLRELPIDVVFVGSCTNGRLEDLRAAADVLRGHRVADGVRMLVVPGSAAVREAAEAEGLDKVFADAGAEWRFAGCSMCLGMNPDTLKPGERSASTSNRNFEGRQGRGGRTHLVSPPVAAATAVAGRLAAPADL
- a CDS encoding endonuclease/exonuclease/phosphatase family protein, with product MRYRQLTTGTLALGVVLLIDVLRVWLPGIITIFGQAASTPAELMGAFALGWFVLALGAPAVVRRVGARPVVVVAAAALALARLALTAAPGGRTQLWLATAGLLAGLVWLVGVAAGTDRPVPGLALGFAVNAALHAVWDTVDVVWWGTWAAWLFSSVAVLLFLLGTAQPVARAGGGAAGGDGGAQAGGGGVRAWLLAGPALLLAGMVALSPALARTGMSYLFAGDGVAGSPLFGLAPVPVAVAAFLFTASTRPPRGWGRAYGPVALLVGALLFAGDRGDLLVPAVLLAAVGLGACLALTDDADRPDGTAQTGPTGRETARDGTDATAARRGYAVAVGMLVFALGAVGYYSAYDLGYPNAAVPVVVAGLVAVVAFTAQPVVGWLPGPFPPIRAAAAVTALALLAPVVADEVPVAGNRDGPPERLTVVAYNIRMGFGLDGRFDLTGLTEVVQRQRPDVVLLSEVDRAWLLNGGHDTLDVMAERLGMPYVFGPAADSVWGDAVLSRWPMDDARSLPLPAVGAPTGAQALGVTLDLSDGVRVAVVSTHLQPPPGKGPVVQARAVTDFAIRYAAGRPLVVAGDLNTEPGDEAFGQFTAAGLVDALAAARPLATSPADDPREQIDHIFVSAALTPSDPVAPRSTASDHLPVAVTVALPPR
- the leuD gene encoding 3-isopropylmalate dehydratase small subunit, with protein sequence MDKFTTHTGTAVPLRRSNVDTDQIIPAVYLKRVTRTGFADGLFSAWREDPAFVLNDQRYSGASILITGPEFGTGSSREHAVWALRDWGFRAVVAPRFGDIFRGNALKEGLLPVELELKAVEELWDLVESDPTTAVTVDLTARQLRAGDASWSFPLDDFSRWRLLEGLDDIGLTLRHAADIDSYEARRLPFLPSVA
- a CDS encoding HU family DNA-binding protein gives rise to the protein MNKAELIEALAVRLGDRKMATAALDAVLTEVQAAVTKGEKVAITGFGAFEKRVRGARTARNPRTGEAVKVKKTSVPTFRPGAGFKEMVASGKVPKATVATKKATTSTATAKTAGTKAAGAKATGTKATAAKAAAGKKTAPAKASKTATATKTAASKKTAPAKASKSTTATKTAAGKKTTAAKKTTAATKSTAAKKTTAATKSTAAKKTTAATKSTAAKKAPAKKAPAKKAASKR